In Manis pentadactyla isolate mManPen7 chromosome 3, mManPen7.hap1, whole genome shotgun sequence, a single window of DNA contains:
- the NAPRT gene encoding nicotinate phosphoribosyltransferase isoform X2: protein MAAEQDPEARAAARPLLTDLYQATMALGYWRAGRACDEAEFELFFRRCPFGGAFALAAGLRDCVRFLRSFRLQDADVQFLASVLPPDTDPAFFEHLRALDCSGVTVRALPEGSLAFPGVPLLQVSGPLLVVQLLETPLLCLVGYASLIATNAARLRLIAGPEKRLLEMGLRRAQGPDGGLTASTYSYLGGFDGTSNVLAGQLRGVPVAGTLAHSFITSFSGSEVPPDPMLALPARQGPSVDLATRVEAWLERVCAHLGLEVQEPHPGERAAFVAYALAFPQAFQGLLDTYSVRRFQVPWLASVPIAVSNNIGEEELAQLAQEGSEVNLIGIGTSVVTCPRQPSLGCVYKLVSVGGQPRMKLTEDPEKQTLPGSKAAFRLRDSDGSLLLDVLQLAEEPPPQAGQELRVWPRGARESCTVRPAYVEPLLRLWVQRGQLCEPLPSLAESRAFSQLSLSRLSLAHRRLVQPAQYQVVLSEKLQALVDRLSAGGRP, encoded by the exons ATGGCTGCGGAGCAGGACCCTGAGGCCCGCGCGGCCGCGCGGCCGCTACTCACCGACCTCTACCAGGCCACCATGGCGCTGGGCTACTGGCGCGCGGGGCGCGCGTGCGACGAGGCCGAGTTTGAGCTTTTCTTCCGCCGCTGCCCTTTCGGTGGCGCCTTCGCGCTGGCGGCGGGGCTGCGCGACTGTGTGCGCTTCCTGCGCTCCTTCCGCCTGCAGGACGCAG ACGTGCAGTTCCTGGCCTCGGTGCTGCCCCCAGACACGGACCCTGCGTTCTTTGAGCACCTTCGTGCCCTCGACTGTTCTGGGGTGACAGTGCGGGCCCTGCCCGAGGGCTCCTTGGCCTTTCCTGGC GTGCCCCTGCTGCAGGTGTCGGGACCCCTGCTGGTTGTGCAGCTGCTGGAGACCCCGCTGCTGTGCCTGGTTGGCTACGCCAG CCTCATTGCCACGAATGCAGCACGGCTTCGCCTGATTGCAGGACCGGAGAAGCGGCTGCTGGAGATGGGGCTGCGACGCGCTCAGGGTCCAGACGGGGGTCTCACAGCCTCCACCTACAGCTACCTGGGTG GCTTTGATGGCACCAGCAACGTGCTTGCAGGACAGCTGCGGGGTGTGCCCGTGGCCGGAACCCTGGCGCATTCCTTCATCACCTCCTTTTCCGGTTCTGAGGTGCCCCCGGACCCG ATGTTGGCGCTGCCTGCCAGGCAGGGCCCCAGCGTGGACCTGGCCACCCGTGTGGAGGCATGGCTGGAGCGTGTGTGTGCCCACCTGGGGCTGGAGGTGCAGGAGCCACACCCGGGAGAGCGGGCTGCTTTTGTGGCCTATGCTCTGGCCTTTCCCCAGGCCTTCCAGGGCCTGCTGGACACCTACAGTGTGCGGAG GTTCCAGGTGCCTTGGCTGGCGTCTGTCCCCATCGCTGTCAGCAACAACATTGGCGAGGAAGAGCTGGCACAGCTTGcccaggag GGCAGTGAGGTGAACCTCATCGGCATTGGCACCAGCGTGGTCACCTGCCCCCGCCAGCCTTCCCTGGGCTGCGTCTACAAG TTGGTGTCTGTGGGAGGCCAGCCCCGGATGAAGCTGACGGAGGACCCTGAGAAGCAGACCCTGCCAGGAAGCAAGGCTGCCTTCCGGCTCCGGGACTCTGATG ggTCTCTGCTGTTGGATGTACTTCAGTTGGCAGAGgagcccccaccccaggctggcCAGGAGCTGAGGGTCTGGCCGAGAGGGGCCAGGGAGTCCTGCACTGTGAGGCCCGCCTATGTGGAGCCCTTGTTGCGACTCTGGGTCCAGCGGGGACAG CTGTGTGAGCCTCTCCCATCTCTGGCTGAATCTAGAGCCTTCTCCCAGCTGTCCCTGAGCCGCCTCAGCCTTGCACACAGGCGGCTGGTGCAGCCCGCCCAGTACCAG GTCGTGCTGTCTGAGAAGCTGCAGGCCCTGGTGGACAGATTGAGTGCCGGAGGCCGCCCCTGA
- the NAPRT gene encoding nicotinate phosphoribosyltransferase isoform X1, giving the protein MAAEQDPEARAAARPLLTDLYQATMALGYWRAGRACDEAEFELFFRRCPFGGAFALAAGLRDCVRFLRSFRLQDADVQFLASVLPPDTDPAFFEHLRALDCSGVTVRALPEGSLAFPGVPLLQVSGPLLVVQLLETPLLCLVGYASLIATNAARLRLIAGPEKRLLEMGLRRAQGPDGGLTASTYSYLGGFDGTSNVLAGQLRGVPVAGTLAHSFITSFSGSEVPPDPMLALPARQGPSVDLATRVEAWLERVCAHLGLEVQEPHPGERAAFVAYALAFPQAFQGLLDTYSVRRSGLPNFLAVALALEELGYQAVGVRLDSGDLLQQAQEIRIVFRTFAAQFQVPWLASVPIAVSNNIGEEELAQLAQEGSEVNLIGIGTSVVTCPRQPSLGCVYKLVSVGGQPRMKLTEDPEKQTLPGSKAAFRLRDSDGSLLLDVLQLAEEPPPQAGQELRVWPRGARESCTVRPAYVEPLLRLWVQRGQLCEPLPSLAESRAFSQLSLSRLSLAHRRLVQPAQYQVVLSEKLQALVDRLSAGGRP; this is encoded by the exons ATGGCTGCGGAGCAGGACCCTGAGGCCCGCGCGGCCGCGCGGCCGCTACTCACCGACCTCTACCAGGCCACCATGGCGCTGGGCTACTGGCGCGCGGGGCGCGCGTGCGACGAGGCCGAGTTTGAGCTTTTCTTCCGCCGCTGCCCTTTCGGTGGCGCCTTCGCGCTGGCGGCGGGGCTGCGCGACTGTGTGCGCTTCCTGCGCTCCTTCCGCCTGCAGGACGCAG ACGTGCAGTTCCTGGCCTCGGTGCTGCCCCCAGACACGGACCCTGCGTTCTTTGAGCACCTTCGTGCCCTCGACTGTTCTGGGGTGACAGTGCGGGCCCTGCCCGAGGGCTCCTTGGCCTTTCCTGGC GTGCCCCTGCTGCAGGTGTCGGGACCCCTGCTGGTTGTGCAGCTGCTGGAGACCCCGCTGCTGTGCCTGGTTGGCTACGCCAG CCTCATTGCCACGAATGCAGCACGGCTTCGCCTGATTGCAGGACCGGAGAAGCGGCTGCTGGAGATGGGGCTGCGACGCGCTCAGGGTCCAGACGGGGGTCTCACAGCCTCCACCTACAGCTACCTGGGTG GCTTTGATGGCACCAGCAACGTGCTTGCAGGACAGCTGCGGGGTGTGCCCGTGGCCGGAACCCTGGCGCATTCCTTCATCACCTCCTTTTCCGGTTCTGAGGTGCCCCCGGACCCG ATGTTGGCGCTGCCTGCCAGGCAGGGCCCCAGCGTGGACCTGGCCACCCGTGTGGAGGCATGGCTGGAGCGTGTGTGTGCCCACCTGGGGCTGGAGGTGCAGGAGCCACACCCGGGAGAGCGGGCTGCTTTTGTGGCCTATGCTCTGGCCTTTCCCCAGGCCTTCCAGGGCCTGCTGGACACCTACAGTGTGCGGAG GAGTGGTCTTCCCAATTTCCTGGCAGTAGCCCTGGCCCTCGAGGAGCTGGGCTACCAGGCAGTTGGTGTGAGGCTGGACAGCGGTGACCTGCTTCAGCAGGCCCAGGAGATCCGTATTGTCTTCCGGACCTTTGCAGCCCA GTTCCAGGTGCCTTGGCTGGCGTCTGTCCCCATCGCTGTCAGCAACAACATTGGCGAGGAAGAGCTGGCACAGCTTGcccaggag GGCAGTGAGGTGAACCTCATCGGCATTGGCACCAGCGTGGTCACCTGCCCCCGCCAGCCTTCCCTGGGCTGCGTCTACAAG TTGGTGTCTGTGGGAGGCCAGCCCCGGATGAAGCTGACGGAGGACCCTGAGAAGCAGACCCTGCCAGGAAGCAAGGCTGCCTTCCGGCTCCGGGACTCTGATG ggTCTCTGCTGTTGGATGTACTTCAGTTGGCAGAGgagcccccaccccaggctggcCAGGAGCTGAGGGTCTGGCCGAGAGGGGCCAGGGAGTCCTGCACTGTGAGGCCCGCCTATGTGGAGCCCTTGTTGCGACTCTGGGTCCAGCGGGGACAG CTGTGTGAGCCTCTCCCATCTCTGGCTGAATCTAGAGCCTTCTCCCAGCTGTCCCTGAGCCGCCTCAGCCTTGCACACAGGCGGCTGGTGCAGCCCGCCCAGTACCAG GTCGTGCTGTCTGAGAAGCTGCAGGCCCTGGTGGACAGATTGAGTGCCGGAGGCCGCCCCTGA
- the NAPRT gene encoding nicotinate phosphoribosyltransferase isoform X3 has protein sequence MLALPARQGPSVDLATRVEAWLERVCAHLGLEVQEPHPGERAAFVAYALAFPQAFQGLLDTYSVRRSGLPNFLAVALALEELGYQAVGVRLDSGDLLQQAQEIRIVFRTFAAQFQVPWLASVPIAVSNNIGEEELAQLAQEGSEVNLIGIGTSVVTCPRQPSLGCVYKLVSVGGQPRMKLTEDPEKQTLPGSKAAFRLRDSDGSLLLDVLQLAEEPPPQAGQELRVWPRGARESCTVRPAYVEPLLRLWVQRGQLCEPLPSLAESRAFSQLSLSRLSLAHRRLVQPAQYQVVLSEKLQALVDRLSAGGRP, from the exons ATGTTGGCGCTGCCTGCCAGGCAGGGCCCCAGCGTGGACCTGGCCACCCGTGTGGAGGCATGGCTGGAGCGTGTGTGTGCCCACCTGGGGCTGGAGGTGCAGGAGCCACACCCGGGAGAGCGGGCTGCTTTTGTGGCCTATGCTCTGGCCTTTCCCCAGGCCTTCCAGGGCCTGCTGGACACCTACAGTGTGCGGAG GAGTGGTCTTCCCAATTTCCTGGCAGTAGCCCTGGCCCTCGAGGAGCTGGGCTACCAGGCAGTTGGTGTGAGGCTGGACAGCGGTGACCTGCTTCAGCAGGCCCAGGAGATCCGTATTGTCTTCCGGACCTTTGCAGCCCA GTTCCAGGTGCCTTGGCTGGCGTCTGTCCCCATCGCTGTCAGCAACAACATTGGCGAGGAAGAGCTGGCACAGCTTGcccaggag GGCAGTGAGGTGAACCTCATCGGCATTGGCACCAGCGTGGTCACCTGCCCCCGCCAGCCTTCCCTGGGCTGCGTCTACAAG TTGGTGTCTGTGGGAGGCCAGCCCCGGATGAAGCTGACGGAGGACCCTGAGAAGCAGACCCTGCCAGGAAGCAAGGCTGCCTTCCGGCTCCGGGACTCTGATG ggTCTCTGCTGTTGGATGTACTTCAGTTGGCAGAGgagcccccaccccaggctggcCAGGAGCTGAGGGTCTGGCCGAGAGGGGCCAGGGAGTCCTGCACTGTGAGGCCCGCCTATGTGGAGCCCTTGTTGCGACTCTGGGTCCAGCGGGGACAG CTGTGTGAGCCTCTCCCATCTCTGGCTGAATCTAGAGCCTTCTCCCAGCTGTCCCTGAGCCGCCTCAGCCTTGCACACAGGCGGCTGGTGCAGCCCGCCCAGTACCAG GTCGTGCTGTCTGAGAAGCTGCAGGCCCTGGTGGACAGATTGAGTGCCGGAGGCCGCCCCTGA
- the MROH6 gene encoding maestro heat-like repeat-containing protein family member 6 isoform X2 encodes MAGGMWGQGQAQRVPVGALTLTALAEGIRSSQGERLGPYPVGLQPEPGLDCEADPGSAAAIFRASDGPCSLPAPEGPHQAPQSSWEDGALADLALYTAACLEDTGFVGTQATALTLSSTLEARGERLEDQVHALVRGLLAQVPSLTEGRPRRAALRVLSALALEHARDVVGALLRCSLPQDRVVADLWRSLSRNQRVNGQVLVQLLWVLKGAAGPQLEAMAATRALGAMLSVSGCVGAIRGFYPHLLLVLVTQLHQLARNACCPDTPTVWALSHQGPPHSSASCAVEALKALLTGDGSRMVVTCMEQAGGWRKLVGAHTHLEGVLLLASALVAHADHHLRGLFADLLPQLRCTDDTQRLTAMAFFTGLLQSRPTARLLREEVILERLRAWQGDPEPATRWLGLLGLGHMALSRKKVRHRSTLLPTLLGALGDGDTRLVSAALGALRRLLLRPRSPVRLLTAELGPRLLPLLDDARDAVRASAVGLLGTLVRRGCGGLQVGLRGPLRKLVLQSLVPLLLHLHDPSQEAAEVQWYPSHVPSFLSQTQGYLRSPQDPLRWAAAMLIGFLVHHMSPSHANQDLLDSLLADLGQLQSDPQPAVVAVAQVSAQQVELAACEPASPQGPRLPCLGQECTCPARPPPIYTDSPFRPRSLKNRWNCSGPG; translated from the exons ATGGCTGGAGGCATGtggggccagggccaggcccAGAGGGTCCCCGTGGGGGCCCTAACCCTGACAGCTCTGGCTGAAGGCATCCGATCCAGCCAGGGTGAGCGTCTGGGACCCTATCCCGTGGGCCTTCAGCCTGAGCCGGGGCTTGACTGTGAGGCAGACCCTGGGAGTGCAGCTGCCATCTTCAGAGCCAGTGATGGGCCCTGCTCCCTGCCAGCCCCAGAGGGGCCTCATCAG GCCCCCCAAAGCTCCTGGGAGGACGGGGCTCTTGCCGACCTGGCACTGTATACAGCTGCCTGCCTGGAAGACACTGGTTTTGTGGGGACCCAGGCAACAGCACTCACCCTGTCTTCAACCCTGGAGGCCCGGGGGGAGCGGCTGGAGGACCAG GTGCACGCTCTTGTGCGAGGGCTGCTGGCACAGGTGCCCAGCCTGACTGAGGGGAGGCCCCGGCGGGCAGCCCTGCGGGTGCTGAGCGCACTGGCCCTGGAACATGCGCGGGACGTGGTGGGTGCGCTGCTGCGGTGCTCACTGCCCCAAGACCG GGTGGTGGCTGACCTATGGCGCAGCCTGAGCCGGAACCAGCGTGTGAATGGGCAGGtactggtgcagctgctgtgggtgcTGAAGGGCGCGGCTGGGCCCCAGCTGGAGGCAATGGCG GCCACTCGTGCTCTTGGGGCGATGTTGTCCGTGTCTGGCTGCGTGGGCGCTATACGGGGCTTCTACCCACACCTCCTGCTGGTGCTGGTCACACAGCTGCACCAGCTGGCCCGGAATGCATGCTGCCCGGATACCCCCACGGTTTGGGCCCTGTCCCACCAAGGGCCACCACACAGCAGTGCCAG TTGCGCCGTGGAGGCCTTGAAAGCCCTGCTCACCGGGGACGGCAGCCGCATGGTGGTCACGTGCATGGAGcaggctggaggctggaggaAGCTGGTGGGAGCCCACACCCACCTGGAGGGTGTCCTGCTTTTGGCCAg TGCCTTGGTGGCCCATGCCGATCACCACCTGCGAGGCCTGTTCGCTGACCTCCTGCCCCAGCTGCGCTGCACAGATGACACTCAGCGCCTCACAGCTATGGCCTTCTTTACTGGG CTGTTGCAGAGCCGACCCACGGCACGGCTCCTACGGGAGGAGGTCATCCTGGAGCGGCTCCGCGCCTGGCAGGGCGACCCTGAGCCCGCAACGCGCTGGCTGGGCCTGCTGGGCCTGGGCCACATGGCGCTGAGCAGGAAGAAG GTGCGGCACAGGAGCACGCTGCTGCCCACACTCCTGGGCGCCCTGGGCGATGGCGACACGCGCCTCGTAAGTGCCGCACTGGGCGCGCTGCGGAGGCTCCTGCTGCGGCCGCGGTCACCGGTGCGGCTCCTGACCGCGGAGCTGGGGCCCAGGCTCCTGCCGCTGCTGGACGAC GCCAGGGACGCAGTGCGGGCCTCGGCGGTCGGGCTCCTCGGGACCCTGGTGCGACGAGGCTGCGGCGGGCTCCAGGTGGGGCTCCGCGGCCCTTTGCGGAAGCTGGTGCTGCAGAGTCTCGTGCCACTGCTCTTACACCTGCACGACCCCAGCCAGGAGGCTGCTGAG GTTCAGTGGTACCCAAGTCATGTGCCCAGCTTCCTGAGCCAGACCCAGGGCTACCTGCGGAGCCCACAGGACCCCCTTCGTTGGGCAGCTGCCATGCTCATAG GCTTCCTCGTCCATCACATGAGCCCCAGCCATGCCAACCAGGACCTGCTGGACTCATTGCTTGCGG ACCTGGGGCAGCTGCAGAGTGACCCCCAGCCTGCTGTGGTCGCAGTGGCACAGGTgtctgcccagcaggtggagcTGGCAGCCTGCGAGCCGGCCAGCCCCCAGGGCCCCCGCCTTCCCTGCCTGGGCCAAGAGTGTACCTGCCCTGCCCGGCCCCCACCAATCTACACTGACAGTCCCTTCCGGCCCCGGAGCCTCAAGAATCGCTGGAACTGCTCTGGACCTGGCTGA
- the MROH6 gene encoding maestro heat-like repeat-containing protein family member 6 isoform X1, with protein sequence MAGGMWGQGQAQRVPVGALTLTALAEGIRSSQGERLGPYPVGLQPEPGLDCEADPGSAAAIFRASDGPCSLPAPEGPHQAPQSSWEDGALADLALYTAACLEDTGFVGTQATALTLSSTLEARGERLEDQVHALVRGLLAQVPSLTEGRPRRAALRVLSALALEHARDVVGALLRCSLPQDRVVADLWRSLSRNQRVNGQVLVQLLWVLKGAAGPQLEAMAATRALGAMLSVSGCVGAIRGFYPHLLLVLVTQLHQLARNACCPDTPTVWALSHQGPPHSSASCAVEALKALLTGDGSRMVVTCMEQAGGWRKLVGAHTHLEGVLLLASALVAHADHHLRGLFADLLPQLRCTDDTQRLTAMAFFTGLLQSRPTARLLREEVILERLRAWQGDPEPATRWLGLLGLGHMALSRKKVRHRSTLLPTLLGALGDGDTRLVSAALGALRRLLLRPRSPVRLLTAELGPRLLPLLDDARDAVRASAVGLLGTLVRRGCGGLQVGLRGPLRKLVLQSLVPLLLHLHDPSQEAAESSEWTLARCDQALRWGLLEEMVTVAHYDSPEALSRICCCLVQWYPSHVPSFLSQTQGYLRSPQDPLRWAAAMLIGFLVHHMSPSHANQDLLDSLLADLGQLQSDPQPAVVAVAQVSAQQVELAACEPASPQGPRLPCLGQECTCPARPPPIYTDSPFRPRSLKNRWNCSGPG encoded by the exons ATGGCTGGAGGCATGtggggccagggccaggcccAGAGGGTCCCCGTGGGGGCCCTAACCCTGACAGCTCTGGCTGAAGGCATCCGATCCAGCCAGGGTGAGCGTCTGGGACCCTATCCCGTGGGCCTTCAGCCTGAGCCGGGGCTTGACTGTGAGGCAGACCCTGGGAGTGCAGCTGCCATCTTCAGAGCCAGTGATGGGCCCTGCTCCCTGCCAGCCCCAGAGGGGCCTCATCAG GCCCCCCAAAGCTCCTGGGAGGACGGGGCTCTTGCCGACCTGGCACTGTATACAGCTGCCTGCCTGGAAGACACTGGTTTTGTGGGGACCCAGGCAACAGCACTCACCCTGTCTTCAACCCTGGAGGCCCGGGGGGAGCGGCTGGAGGACCAG GTGCACGCTCTTGTGCGAGGGCTGCTGGCACAGGTGCCCAGCCTGACTGAGGGGAGGCCCCGGCGGGCAGCCCTGCGGGTGCTGAGCGCACTGGCCCTGGAACATGCGCGGGACGTGGTGGGTGCGCTGCTGCGGTGCTCACTGCCCCAAGACCG GGTGGTGGCTGACCTATGGCGCAGCCTGAGCCGGAACCAGCGTGTGAATGGGCAGGtactggtgcagctgctgtgggtgcTGAAGGGCGCGGCTGGGCCCCAGCTGGAGGCAATGGCG GCCACTCGTGCTCTTGGGGCGATGTTGTCCGTGTCTGGCTGCGTGGGCGCTATACGGGGCTTCTACCCACACCTCCTGCTGGTGCTGGTCACACAGCTGCACCAGCTGGCCCGGAATGCATGCTGCCCGGATACCCCCACGGTTTGGGCCCTGTCCCACCAAGGGCCACCACACAGCAGTGCCAG TTGCGCCGTGGAGGCCTTGAAAGCCCTGCTCACCGGGGACGGCAGCCGCATGGTGGTCACGTGCATGGAGcaggctggaggctggaggaAGCTGGTGGGAGCCCACACCCACCTGGAGGGTGTCCTGCTTTTGGCCAg TGCCTTGGTGGCCCATGCCGATCACCACCTGCGAGGCCTGTTCGCTGACCTCCTGCCCCAGCTGCGCTGCACAGATGACACTCAGCGCCTCACAGCTATGGCCTTCTTTACTGGG CTGTTGCAGAGCCGACCCACGGCACGGCTCCTACGGGAGGAGGTCATCCTGGAGCGGCTCCGCGCCTGGCAGGGCGACCCTGAGCCCGCAACGCGCTGGCTGGGCCTGCTGGGCCTGGGCCACATGGCGCTGAGCAGGAAGAAG GTGCGGCACAGGAGCACGCTGCTGCCCACACTCCTGGGCGCCCTGGGCGATGGCGACACGCGCCTCGTAAGTGCCGCACTGGGCGCGCTGCGGAGGCTCCTGCTGCGGCCGCGGTCACCGGTGCGGCTCCTGACCGCGGAGCTGGGGCCCAGGCTCCTGCCGCTGCTGGACGAC GCCAGGGACGCAGTGCGGGCCTCGGCGGTCGGGCTCCTCGGGACCCTGGTGCGACGAGGCTGCGGCGGGCTCCAGGTGGGGCTCCGCGGCCCTTTGCGGAAGCTGGTGCTGCAGAGTCTCGTGCCACTGCTCTTACACCTGCACGACCCCAGCCAGGAGGCTGCTGAG AGTTCAGAATGGACCCTGGCCCGCTGTGACCAGGCCCTGCGCTGGGGCCTGCTGGAGGAGATGGTCACGGTGGCCCACTATGACAGCCCTGAGGCTCTCAGCCGTATCTGCTGCTGCCTG GTTCAGTGGTACCCAAGTCATGTGCCCAGCTTCCTGAGCCAGACCCAGGGCTACCTGCGGAGCCCACAGGACCCCCTTCGTTGGGCAGCTGCCATGCTCATAG GCTTCCTCGTCCATCACATGAGCCCCAGCCATGCCAACCAGGACCTGCTGGACTCATTGCTTGCGG ACCTGGGGCAGCTGCAGAGTGACCCCCAGCCTGCTGTGGTCGCAGTGGCACAGGTgtctgcccagcaggtggagcTGGCAGCCTGCGAGCCGGCCAGCCCCCAGGGCCCCCGCCTTCCCTGCCTGGGCCAAGAGTGTACCTGCCCTGCCCGGCCCCCACCAATCTACACTGACAGTCCCTTCCGGCCCCGGAGCCTCAAGAATCGCTGGAACTGCTCTGGACCTGGCTGA